tttttgtatTGGTTTAAAAAGTGCATGCTTACCCTAAAGTCATAGAGATATTGTTATTTTctacatgtttattattttacatttttttcatttttagtatgtGTGCTGCCAAAACGagcacattttttcatttataaaaaagattttatttattcgtgagagacacagagagagaggcagagacataggtagagggagaagcaggctccatgcagggagcccaatgtgagactcaatcccgggtctccaggatcacaccctgagacaaaggcagacatccaaccgctaagcctcccaggcatccttattattttacttttcacatttagatctgcaATTCATCTGGAACTGATTTTGTGAATGGTGTGAGGTTCAGGATCAAGAATCATATCCTCCACCACCCCCCAACAGATATctagtatcttttatttatttatttattttgaatttttatttatgatagtcacacagagagagcgagagaggcagagacataggcagagggagaagcaggctccatgcaccgggagcccgacatgggattcgatcccgggtctccaggattgtgccctgggccaaaggcaggcgctaaaccgctgctccacccagggatccctctagtatcttttattgaaaagactgccCTTTCCCCACAGTTCTGCATTGTAACTTTGGTCATAAAACAACTGTGGTCTAATTCTGGACTCTCCGTCCTATTTTACTGGTCTACTATGTACCAATTTAATGCTGTCTGAATTACTAAAACTTAGTCTTGATAtctgatagttttattttattttatttaaagattttacttatttattcatgagagacacagagagagacagagataggcagagggagaagcaggctccatgcagggagcccgacatgggacttgatcccgggattccaggatcacaccctgggccaaaggcagacactcaaccactgagccacccaagtgtcccaatatCTGATAGTTTTAAtccttcaactttattctttttcaaatttgtcttGCTTATTCTTAGTACTCTGGCATTTCCCTGTTTCAGAATTAGTTTGTCAATTAAAAATCTCTTGGGATTAAGGTGCTTGGTgggctcagttggtaaaacagGTTATTCccgatcttggggtcatgaagtggagccccacattgggtttagagtttaatttttaaaaaaaaacttaaaaaacccTTTTGGGATTGATTTTACTCATGtagcattggaaaaaaaaaaaaaaaagaaagaaagaacaaagcagaaacagacctgtaaatatggagaacaaactgggTGGTTGCaagaggggagaggctggggagaTGGTCAAAATGGgtgaatggggagagggagatgcaggcttccagttataaaatgaataaatcatggggataaaaggcacagcatagggaatatagtcaacggTATTGTAATAGagctgtatggtgacagatggcagctacacttgtgagcactGCATAATGTGTATCAAATTGTAGAATTGCTATGTTGTACCTCAAATGTTAtgctgtgtgtcaactatacttcaacgaaaaaaaaaagatacacagaatAACAGATATTGTTAAGtgtaaaaaagaaagggaaaagaagtgaaaaaaatctcttggattttgattgggattgtatTTAACCTATAGACCAACTTGGGAGAATTGATAATCATTGCAATgctaagtcttcaaaaaaaaaattttttttaagattttatttattggggcagccccggtggcgcagcggtttagtgccacctgcagcccagggcatgatcctggagaccctggattgagtcccatgtcgggctctccgtgtggagcctgcttctccctctgcctctctgcgtctctctctctctctctgtgtctctctcatgaataaataaataaaatcttaaaaaaaatattttatttatttattcatgatagacacagagagagagcaaaagagccagaggcacaggcagaaggagaagcaggctccatgcagggagcccgatgtgggactcgatcccaggactccaggatcaggccctgggccgaaggcaggcactaaactgctgagccacccagggatccttaagTCTTCAAATTGATAGGCAGAGGATATTGgagacattttgtttttctctttctgtcacatCTAACATCCTCAACTCTGGCTAGTTCAAAATCTACCCAGAATCTGAGTGCTTCTCACTACCCCCATTGATTTAAGATGTCATCCTGTTTCATCTGTATTATTGTAATAGTGGGGAAAACCAACTGttctccctgctgcctccaggcccatcttcattcttttttttttttttttaagattttatttatttgagggggggaggggcagaagggaagcagactccccactaagcaaggagtcagatgtgatgtggggctcaatcccaggacttgtGGATCATGAGTGGAAAGCAGACAGTTAAGTGACTGAGTCCCCCAGtcaccttccttcctttatttatttatttattcatgagagacacagagagagaggcagagacataggcggagagagaagcaagctcttcgcagggagcctgatgcaggacctgatcctgggactccaggatcacgcctttggccaaaggcaggcactaaaccgctgagccacccaggtgtccctcaaagcGATATTCATATGGGGTTGTCTATTACTGATTTGTAGGAGCTTTTTTTATATTAGAATGCAAATCCTTTTTTAGTTATAGGTGAGTATTTTTTCTGACTGTGCTTGCCTCTTCATTTTCtgagattgatttattttttttttaagattttatttattcatgagagacagagagaggcagagacacaggcagagggagaagcaggctccatgaagggagcccgatgtgggacacaatccttggaccctaggatcattccttgggccaaagggaggcactcaaccactgagccactcaggcgtccttcTGAGGTTTCTTCACATGAATAGACTTAACTTTGATGGTTTGATTTATCaagttttcttttatggttaCTGCTCTGTTTTGTCCTAAGAAATCTTGCCTTTGTGAGGCTCATAGAAGCATTCCCCTTTTATTCTGTAAGTTTTGCAATCTGAATTTTAAcattaggtctgtgatccatctTGAACTCGTTTTTGTATATGCAGTGGAGGTTGTTACTGAATTTTTCCCCCACAcagacacactttttttttttttttaaagattttgtttatttattcatagagacacaggaagagagagagagagaggcagagacacagacagagggagaagcaggctccatgcagggagcctgacgtgggactcgatccagggtctccaggatcacgccctgggctgcaggcggtgctaaaccactgtgccaccggggctgcccacccccaTGTCATTCTTCTTTCAAAAGCCTTCTGtagagattcctgggtggctcagtggtttagtgcctgccttcggcccagggcatgatcctggagtcctgggaccaagtcccgcattgggctccctgcatggagcctgcttctccctctgcctgtgtcgctgcctgcctggctctctctctctcaaaaaaaaaaaaaaaaaaaaaaaaaaagccttctgtagtttcttttttttttttttaatttttatttatttatgatagtcacagagagagagagagaggcagagacataggcagaggaagaagcaggctccatgcaccgggagtccgacgtgggattcgatcccgggtctccaggatcgcgccctgggccaaaggcaggcgctaaaccgctgcaccacccagggatccccttctgtaGTTTCTTACCTCAGAGTCAAGGCCAAAATACAAGCCACTAAGATTCCACATGATCTGCAAACAGGTTTCCATCCTGACCTCACCCACTACCATTCTCCCTGCTGCTCATTCACTTGCTTCCAGATACACTGTCCTTGCTCGTCTTTggtcacaccacacacacattctaTCTCAGAGACTTTGGACATGAAACTCTTCACTCATGGCACATTTCTTTACTTTCATCAGTGCTACCTTCTAAATGAGGCCTTCCTTTGACATGCTAAAATTTCACTTGCCCCCAAACTTGCTGTTCTTTATCTCCATGTGAATGTAAGCTCTAAAAGCTAGGGCTTTGAATGGTTCACTGCAGTCTCCGCACCATCTAGGGCAATGACTGGTACACAGCAGACATTATGTAAGTTTGTAACGAATAAGAATACAAACAaagcctgggacacctgggtggctcagcagttgagtgtctgcctttggcccagggggtgatcctggagtccggggatggagtcccacatcgggctccctgcatggagcctgcttctctctctgcctatatctctgcctctctctctgtgtcactcatgaataaataaataaaaatctttaaaataaataaatcttaaaaaaaaaggttatgaaAGCCCTGAGAGGTGAAGttacttgctcaagatcacacacgTGATAGCAGTCTGACCTCAGAGTTCATGCTCTTAAGCCTGACAAATGGGCTTCATTACCGAGTGGGGCTGAGGACCGGCAAAGAAGTGTGGTGAATCCGGCAGCTCCCCCATCTTCTGTCTACAAAGGAGCCAGGTCTCCCAAGGCTCTCATCTGGGAGGAACACCTGGGCCAGTGGCCTCCCAGCCCCAGGGGCAGTACTGGGGACACCGCCAGTGTGCTGATGCCCCCCAGTGGCTGTCATGGGGAAGAACAGACAAAGTGTAGCCTTTAGGAAGAATGGGCATATGGGTAAGGGACCCAGTTAGTCCTTGCTTTCTAGTCTCCCCCTTCACAGAAGACACAATACAGGGCATAGGCGTAACAGATCTTTATTTTACTAGAAGGGACAGGCAGCGGGGCAGTGCAGCATCCAAGCCCCAGACCTGACATGCAGCATCCACATGCAGGAACAGCTACACAGGCTGGGGCAGAGCCAGAAGTGGGAGACTGGAACCAACGGACACCCACAGTATCCCTGCCAGGATGCTTGGGCCCTGGGCTCTTCTGTCTCCGCTAGTGCAAGGAGACAGAGGACTGGACTGCTTCCCCATGGCTGGAAccctatcactctggtcagaagCAAAGATGGCATAAGGGGTATGGAGTCTGGCCAGTCTACAGCACTCAATTCTGTACATGGTTGGCACAGCCCTAACCACTGGAAGGGCCTAGCCCAATGTCCAGGACAGCGCAGCCCTAGTAGGAAGAGGGTCTACACACCTTCCAGTCCCCAACAGAGCTAGACCCAGATCCCAGGAAGGCTTAACAGAGTTGGGAACAAGCCCTACTCCACCTAGTAGGGACATGTCCATGAAGGGGACTTCcctgagcacaagcaggggcctCCTAAGGCAGTAGTAAAGTGAGGGAGCTGCTATAGACAGGAGGCCTTGCCCCTGTGCCCctaggtggggagagagaggtaaGGTATGAgagcaggcctggggctggggagggcagtgGCCAGCTAGGCCTCAGGGGTCGGAATGGGAGAGGCTGGGGACTTCCTGGGGTAGGGCCAGGAAGACCaggccaggagaggagagggcGGCCATCCTACCCAGACCCTCTGCACCCATGCCGAGTTTTGGCAAGGGCCACAGGGAGGATGGACGATGCACAGAGCACTTCAAGGCACCAGGATTCTGAGGAGCAGCAGGGCTACTACCCCCCACAGACAGTGATTATAATAAACGACTTCAGCCTAAACTACATGATGTGtagggggggagcagagacagagacagatagaTGAAGGAAGAGATGTACAGAGGTGGACACGAGGTGGGGGAGACAGACCTGATGAGTGTGGCAGTGGAAGTGAAGGtgtgggaaggaaaaagagaaaaggagatggccagagacaggagagaagggaagacagCCAGAGAGGGCCTGAACACGCAGCACCTCTGGTCCCTACAAAATAAGGCACCAGAGTCAGTAACGCTCCCGTTGTCGCTGTGGTAGTAAAACGGCTGCAGAGGGGTACAGGCCTTCATGCCTGTGCACCGGTGGCCTTCTTGATCAGGGGTATCTGCAAGGAGGGGAGACGCCATGAGGCCTCGGCTCTGGGGCCCGGGATGGCTCCACATGCAGCTAGCTGGGCGCTCACCTTGGATAGGTCCACGCCGGTGAGGGCATGCACAGAGGCAGGCAGCTCCGCCAGTAGTCGGTTTACTTCTGATGTCACCTTGCTATTGTCCCCACTGAGGACCACAATCTCATCGACTTTGGTCAGTGGGGCAGCGATTTTGGCAGCAATCtaggaggcagggtggggtgggaggagagcaTGCTCTGACTCTGTCCATCTGCCCTGTCCGGTATCTTTCCCACCTTCTCCTACCTCACCCAACCCCAACGCAGCTTGGGTGGCTCTTATTTGAAAGCCCATGGTCAGGGAGACCCAGTGGGCCAGGTGAGCCTGTGCCTGTTGTAGGGTTCCTGCCCTGCTGCTGAGTACTTCTGCATTCAATGCTTCTGGCCAGCCTGTGGCTGTGCTCCTGACAAGGCCCCCTCAGACCCACCCCAGGGCGGGGGGGCCTCACCTGGGGCAGGGCCTCCAGCACCAGTGCCATCTTGGCTGCATCCCCGTATTTCTGGTAGGCCTCAGCCTTGAGCTTCATTCGCTCGGCCTCTGCTTTGCCCATCGCCTCGATGACTGCTGCCTCCGCCTCACCGATTTTGCGGATTTTCTCGGCCTCTGCCTGTGCTAAGAGGACCTGCTTCACCCTGCAGGAATTCAGGCCGAGCAGGATCAGTGCCAAGTGCCAGGGCCTCTCAAGCCCTCTGCCCTGATGGGTGTCGGGGTGGGGAACCTAGGAAGGGAGCTAGCTACCCTGGCCTTCTGGCTCTGGCCAGGGGAAGGCCACTGGTTACTGGATGAAAAGGGGAGAGGGTGCTAGCCAGTATGCCCACTGAGCCAAGTACCATACCAGGCCCTGGAGCCCCctttatctcatttagtcttcCCAGCACCATTCCCACGGGGGAGGCAGGTCACTTCTAATCCACAGTCAGAaagcaggcacagggagaagtgGCTTCCAAGCTGGGACTGGGAAAGCTGATGGTGTGTGTGGACGACAGGGGAGCTTGACTACTTCCCACCCCGCCACAGCCAGGGTGCTCACTTTTCACCCTCGGCGATCTGCTGGATGCGGTGGGCCTCAGCCTCGGCAGGACGGCGCACCGTGGCAATGAGTTCCTTGTCCGTGCGAAGGATCTCTTGTGCCTCCACTGCAATCTGCTTCTTGCGCTGTACAACCTCGATCTCAATCTCTTCCTGCCGGATCTTCTGCTGCTCCCGGGCCCCTTGCAACTCATAGGCCAGCTGGGCCTCGGCGGTCTGTGGCAGGAGGATGGGTAGGACATTAGAGGCTGGCTGCCAGGCCCCTAAGCCCCAACCTGGGATACCTGATGGCACCTCACCTTGATGTTGACTTCCTCACTGAAAGCTGACTTCTGTAGCTCAAAGGCTCGCTTGGAGTCGGCAATCTTGGTGTCTGCCATGAACTTCACATCTAGCATCTCCTTCTTGCACTCCGCTTCCTGGCAACAACAAGGGCAGGTGCTGAGGGCCCCCCAGGCAACCAGGGCCCTGCCGCCCCTGAGAATCCTGGCCCCAGGGGCAGGAAGGAAAGCTGGTGTACCCTGATGCCTGCATCTCGCTCAGCCTCGGCCACCCCAATGTCGGCATCTCTCTGTACCACAGCAGTCTGCGTCTTGCCCAAGGAGCTCAGGTAGTCCACTTTGTCATACACgtcctgggagggaagggggagtcATCCTTGGGAGTTGTAATAGGCACAAAAGTGCCAAGCACCCAGAGGGGCATGTGGGGAAGTGGGCTGCAGCCTTCCCATTGCATGTCACCTTAATGGTAAAGCTGAGGATCTCAATGCCCATGCGGCCGACGTCAGGAGCCGCCACCTCCCGCACCAGCTTGGCAAACTGGTCCCGGTCCTGATAAATCTGCTCCACGGTCAGGGTTCCTGGGGACAGAGCAATCACAGGCTGGCTTCCTGGCGGCCCAGCCCACTGGGACAGGGGAGAGGCATGCAAGTAGCGGTCTGAGTGTTTGCACACGTTGTACAGTCTGAGCTGGGTCTTCCTGGGGTTTCTTCTTCACAGCATTTGACACTGAGTCACCTCCTGCAGAGCCCAGGCTGGATGAGGACAAGTGTCCCAAGCAATCCCCAGGTGCCTGATCAGactggcagcccctgccccccataCCAATGCATTCCCTTTCCCTCAGGTCCCTGAAGTTTTGAAAGAGAGTCTTGGTGGGACTGCCATGCCCTGggcccctccctggcctgggTTTGGAGAGCCTGTGAGGTTCCTCAAAGGCAGCAGAGGTGtctgggggcagggcggggccttACCGAGGATGGAGCGCAGGTGCCCCTCCAGGGTCTGCAGGACGACGTTCTTAATGTCCTGCACGTTCTTGCCCAGAAACTGCTCACAGGCCACTGCCAGGAGCTCCTTCTCCGTCATGATCTTCACCTGCCAGTGGTCACATAGGTGCCTGAACCAGGCTggaggggggcaggtggaggcccCAGACCCAGAGGAGTGGAGGATGGTGgctgtgcccctcccctccttgttcAGACCGGGAGGCCTAGGGGCCAGGAGGGGGGTAGTCTGGCTGAGGCCTCTAGTGGGGAGAGCATACAAGGAATTCTTACACTGACACATTTTATCTTCAATGGCAGCCTCAGGCCTAGACATGGCCTTTCTGCTTGGGgctcatctccccacccctcagcccaCTCACTGTTCCCTCATTAGCCAACTCCCCCCCTCcataggctccccacaggtaggaGACCTGCAagctgagaggcagagagggtgaAAAGGAGAATGAGCAATAGGGacacagatatatatacagaCTAGGGAAGGTCGCCTAGACAGGGCAGGAGACAGGTCCAGGGGGACGTCACTGAGGTGGGGTGTCTTCTGGCCTTTCCTTCCCGAAGTCCTAAACCAACCACTCCCTCACCAGAGGCCTATTAACTCGGTTGCACCTTGCTGCCCTGTGAAGTCTAGAGTGGGAAGCCCCTCACTCAGACCCCGAGCTGGGAATAGAATACTAAGCAACCTCCAAGAGAGCTCCTCTGCCTCGTGTGGCCTTGCCCTCTGGTCCCCACCCTTTTAGACCCCCTACCCAGAGAATAGGGAAGGCCTGGATTCTGGGACATGGCCCTTCCAACACCTGCAAAGAATAGGGTGGGGTTAGTGAGACAGGAGCCCTCAGCACTGGTCCTGTCCCTCGTGGGCCCGCTGAGGAGAGAAGGGGTGTCTGTTAGTCCTGCTGAGTAGCCAAGGGGCCGAGTGAGCATGTTCCAGTGGTGATGACCCTCTCTTGgaagggggctgggggcgggggcactgGAGAGAGACTGCCCCTGGCTGctgtcctctcctcctccccccacaccccagcaCAAGGACGAGGCAGCTCAACGGACATGCGCGGGGCTGCTGAGTTACTATACCTGGGCGACACCCGTCACAGTTAAAGCTACCCCCTCGGCCGTCTCTACGTCCTCGCAGCGGGGCTGCAACGTCATAATCTCTAGGGAAATCCTGCCAAGAAATGCAAAACAGGGGCATGGGTCTGGGGGCCCAGGGTCTGGGGTGTGGGGAGAGTCCAATATCTCACTGCTCCAGCTGGGACAGGCCAGGGATCCTGctgcagagggtggggaggatgcTTTGAGGGGCTGTAGTCAGGAGTATGTGAAAAGATGGGTGGGAAGGCAGAGCAGTGTGGGTGCAATGTGCTACCCATGGCACACATGTCTTTTGCTCAGATCAGCCTGGCTTGCAGCACGGGGAAAGAAGTAGAGAAGTGGTAGTGGGAGGTTGGGTCAGTGGGGAGGGTCCAGgtgtagctgtgtgtgtgtggggtgtgggggtgtggatgtgtgtgtgtcctgggaATGACATGTAAGTGCTGGTACTCCAGGCTGTGCTGTGCAGGTTGTCCATAGGTGCCATGTGAACATCCCTCAGGGGCCTTCACCTGTTCACCAGGTCTGCTCAGTACCCCAAGATGCCCTGGGAGGCTGCCCAGAAACCTCTGCCTACTAGCTAGGTATGCTAGGAGTATGCTAGACCAAGATGCTGGACCAAGATGGAGGTGATCCTGTGTCGGCCTCCTGCCAGGGAAGTCCTGTTCAGTCCCTTCACCTGGCATCAGGTTTGACCTGAAGCCTATCCTCTGGGGTtgggcccaggtggctcaagtAGGGAATAAGGGCTGAGGTCACACTAGGGCTTCCTGGCCCAGACAGTCTCAAGGGTCCACATCACCTAGCTTAAAAGGGATGTGGGCATTTGCAGTTGTTCCAACTAGGTAGCAGTTTGGAGAGGGAGTGGGGTTGCTTTAGCTAGAGGTGGAGGGAGGCCAGGACCCTACCCGTTCCCTGCAAGGTGCTCTGAGCTGCTCAGGCCTCTGTGCTGAAGCCTGCCCACCTGAGGCTACAAGGAGTGGATGAGGTGGGGACGGTTCCCTTCCTGAGTGGAGCCAGCAGGAtaggtgaggaagagagaggtggTCTAGGGTTTTGCCTGAGAAGCCTGAAGGGTAATTTCATACAAGTGAAGGGAATGGGTAAGATGATGGTTAGGGCTCTTCCAGTCTGAGGACACAGAATGAAGGCTCTGAGGGGGCAGGGGCCTTctgatgttcactgcagcatccACAGTGCCAGGAACTGGGAAGGAGCTCAAGAGAGAGCTGATGAGTGAAGCAGTGAAGGTGAATGCCTGCACAGCACAAGGAGAGAGCTGGGAGGCACCAAACACCCCAGCTCGGGAGAGGGTTTCACTGGCTACAGCCACATGGCAACGAAGAGTGAGACATCAACGGTCACTAGCTTTTCCAAGTGAGACTGGATTCACGATAAAGCTTGGGTTTCTCTggcacttcttcttcttctttttagtaGGTGCTATGCCCAGTGTACAGCCTAACCTGGGCTTGAActtaggaccccgagatcaagagctgagctgagatcaagagtcagacactcagctgactgaatcacccaggtgcccctctgcagCACTTCTTTTCCAAAAATCCCAGAGTCCTCATCTTTCTTTACCTGCCTTTCCCATATACCTACAAAGCACAGAGAGGACAGGATTCCCAATTTTACACGTAAGGAAACTAAAACTAATGATAAGAGATTTCCTCAAAGGCTTTTGCACAAAAATTAGGGGCAGGGAAAAGCCAGGACTCATTTTGCTAAGGCCTGTCAAAGAGATCAGAGGAGGCCAAGGTGCTAGTAGAACAGAATTTTTCAGGGTACCTGTCTCTGGCCTTGTGAGGAGGAGTGCTAGGGCTTGACATGTCAGCACGGACAGGTCGGGCTGGCAAGAGAGCTCCACAGTGCCTGGAGTGGCTGGACTGAACCCTCTCTACCCAGACAGCCTAGTTCTGGCACATAGGGCACTGTGTCTCCTGCCTCAACTTACCCTTAGGCATCCAAGGACACCCACTGGCAGACTTGGGCAGAGCTTCCGGAATCCCTTGCTCTTTCCCCACTAGCAGCCCCAGTGGGTGAGGGCAAGGGAGCTGGGGATCTATAGGGGTCCATCCTGGTACCCAGAGCAGCAcagctgggagcagaggggagggaggcacaCTCTCAGGAGGAGAGTCCATCCAGTTCCTGCCTGCCAGGCCCCgcagggcaggaagagagaaggttagacacagaggaggaagcaggtggGTTATTACCTGTGCAACCCCTGTTACGAATAGCGGGACCCCCTCCGACGTCTCAATATTCTCACAGCGACACAGGATGGTCATAACCTCCAGAGACAGTCTGAGGAGCagccagggggagggagaggtaggGACAGGAGGGGTAGGAGGGGACACAGCAAACACACACAGTGGTTACCAGACAAGCAATGATGCCTGatgcctgggggcaggggaggctgctCTTCGTACTCTAGCCTTCTCCTGCCAGCTCGGCCTAGGACTGTAGGGGGACATAGGAAACCCCCTTGCTGGCCTGAGGCCTCTGAATATCTTCCCTAGCCCCCATACCCGCCTGGGAGGAGCTGCTGGGCTGGGGGAAAAGCCTGCTGATGCCCTGGGCCTATGACCTGAGATGGGAAGGCCTGTGAGCTGGGTGCCCAGGTGGCCCACCACCTCACTTTCCCAGGACAGTTCTGGCACAGTCTGGGAGACTCAGCCTCAGCTCTACCTTCTAAACACAGGCAAACCTGTGTTTCCAGAAATTGGGCAGGAGATGCCATGCTGGGGATTAATGAGCCACGGCAAATACTTAATCCTGCTTGGGTTTGGGCTACATATCACTAAGAAGGCAATTTTGGTCCAGgaaagcaccccccaccccccccaaaaaaacaaaaaacaaaaaacaaaaaaacaacaacaaacgcTGGGATTTTCTGATTTGGAGGGCTAAGTGTCAAGGGAGGCTGAAGGAGGAAGTGTGTCCCTGCCAGGATACTCACAGGGACAACTGGGAGGTGATGGAATAGTTCACTTTGGAATTTCCAAAactgggcagaggcagagaattaTGGCAAAAAAAGCAAAGTGCCCTGTGTAGCTGCTCAGCCCATCCCAGCCGACCCTCCCTAGTGCAGCACATGTGTGTGAGTGGTGCgggatgtgtgtgtgcagggtGGCTGGGCAGAAGCTAGGCTGTGCGCAGTGTGGGACATTTCCTGAGACCAGAGTAAGGGAGGGCAGTGGCTGAGGACAAAGGAGCAGACGCAGGTGGACCAGGGGATGGGAGCAGTAGGCCATGAGGAGCCCTGCCCTTACCTGTCAGAGGGGCTCTGGCCATGCAGACATGCAAAGGCTGCCTTCAATCAAGCCCCTAATACTAGCACTCTTGGGTTGAGAGGACTCTATCCCTGGCTCAGACAGGAACCCACCAAGCTCTCTTCTGGGGAAAGAggcgagagggagagaggagagaaggagggaaggaaggagggaagacaggAGGCTGCAG
The Vulpes vulpes isolate BD-2025 chromosome 2, VulVul3, whole genome shotgun sequence genome window above contains:
- the FLOT2 gene encoding flotillin-2 isoform X1, with protein sequence MLIHLWSSSPPEKAGKFSGLLFAPGLLEGLLVTGYSGRPRGPGGCCGSDYKQYVFGGWAWAWWCISDTQRISLEIMTLQPRCEDVETAEGVALTVTGVAQVKIMTEKELLAVACEQFLGKNVQDIKNVVLQTLEGHLRSILGTLTVEQIYQDRDQFAKLVREVAAPDVGRMGIEILSFTIKDVYDKVDYLSSLGKTQTAVVQRDADIGVAEAERDAGIREAECKKEMLDVKFMADTKIADSKRAFELQKSAFSEEVNIKTAEAQLAYELQGAREQQKIRQEEIEIEVVQRKKQIAVEAQEILRTDKELIATVRRPAEAEAHRIQQIAEGEKVKQVLLAQAEAEKIRKIGEAEAAVIEAMGKAEAERMKLKAEAYQKYGDAAKMALVLEALPQIAAKIAAPLTKVDEIVVLSGDNSKVTSEVNRLLAELPASVHALTGVDLSKIPLIKKATGAQA
- the FLOT2 gene encoding flotillin-2 isoform X7, whose product is MTEKELLAVACEQFLGKNVQDIKNVVLQTLEGHLRSILGTLTVEQIYQDRDQFAKLVREVAAPDVGRMGIEILSFTIKDVYDKVDYLSSLGKTQTAVVQRDADIGVAEAERDAGIREAECKKEMLDVKFMADTKIADSKRAFELQKSAFSEEVNIKTAEAQLAYELQGAREQQKIRQEEIEIEVVQRKKQIAVEAQEILRTDKELIATVRRPAEAEAHRIQQIAEGEKVKQVLLAQAEAEKIRKIGEAEAAVIEAMGKAEAERMKLKAEAYQKYGDAAKMALVLEALPQIAAKIAAPLTKVDEIVVLSGDNSKVTSEVNRLLAELPASVHALTGVDLSKIPLIKKATGAQA
- the FLOT2 gene encoding flotillin-2 isoform X6, translating into MTLQPRCEDVETAEGVALTVTGVAQVKIMTEKELLAVACEQFLGKNVQDIKNVVLQTLEGHLRSILGTLTVEQIYQDRDQFAKLVREVAAPDVGRMGIEILSFTIKDVYDKVDYLSSLGKTQTAVVQRDADIGVAEAERDAGIREAECKKEMLDVKFMADTKIADSKRAFELQKSAFSEEVNIKTAEAQLAYELQGAREQQKIRQEEIEIEVVQRKKQIAVEAQEILRTDKELIATVRRPAEAEAHRIQQIAEGEKVKQVLLAQAEAEKIRKIGEAEAAVIEAMGKAEAERMKLKAEAYQKYGDAAKMALVLEALPQIAAKIAAPLTKVDEIVVLSGDNSKVTSEVNRLLAELPASVHALTGVDLSKIPLIKKATGAQA
- the FLOT2 gene encoding flotillin-2 isoform X5 encodes the protein MGNCHTVGPNEALVVSGGCCGSDYKQYVFGGWAWAWWCISDTQRLSLEVMTILCRCENIETSEGVPLFVTGVAQVKIMTEKELLAVACEQFLGKNVQDIKNVVLQTLEGHLRSILGTLTVEQIYQDRDQFAKLVREVAAPDVGRMGIEILSFTIKDVYDKVDYLSSLGKTQTAVVQRDADIGVAEAERDAGIREAECKKEMLDVKFMADTKIADSKRAFELQKSAFSEEVNIKTAEAQLAYELQGAREQQKIRQEEIEIEVVQRKKQIAVEAQEILRTDKELIATVRRPAEAEAHRIQQIAEGEKVKQVLLAQAEAEKIRKIGEAEAAVIEAMGKAEAERMKLKAEAYQKYGDAAKMALVLEALPQIAAKIAAPLTKVDEIVVLSGDNSKVTSEVNRLLAELPASVHALTGVDLSKIPLIKKATGAQA
- the FLOT2 gene encoding flotillin-2 isoform X8 produces the protein MGNCHTVGPNEALVVSGLLFAPGLLEGLLVTGYSGRPRGPGGCCGSDYKQYVFGGWAWAWWCISDTQRISLEIMTLQPRCEDVETAEGVALTVTGVAQVKIMTEKELLAVACEQFLGKNVQDIKNVVLQTLEGHLRSILGTLTVEQIYQDRDQFAKLVREVAAPDVGRMGIEILSFTIKDVYDKVDYLSSLGKTQTAVVQRDADIGVAEAERDAGIREAECKKEMLDVKFMADTKIADSKRAFELQKSAFSEEVNIKTAEAQLAYELQGAREQQKIRQEEIEIEVVQRKKQIAVEAQEILRTDKELIATVRRPAEAEAHRIQQIAEGEKVKQVLLAQAEAEKIRKIGEAEAAVIEAMGKAEAERMKLKAEAYQKYGDAAKMALVLEALPQIAAKIAAPLTKVDEIVVLSGDNSKVTSEVNRLLAELPASVHALTGVDLSKIPLIKKATGAQA
- the FLOT2 gene encoding flotillin-2 isoform X4, yielding MGNCHTVGPNEALVVSGGCCGSDYKQYVFGGWAWAWWCISDTQRISLEIMTLQPRCEDVETAEGVALTVTGVAQVKIMTEKELLAVACEQFLGKNVQDIKNVVLQTLEGHLRSILGTLTVEQIYQDRDQFAKLVREVAAPDVGRMGIEILSFTIKDVYDKVDYLSSLGKTQTAVVQRDADIGVAEAERDAGIREAECKKEMLDVKFMADTKIADSKRAFELQKSAFSEEVNIKTAEAQLAYELQGAREQQKIRQEEIEIEVVQRKKQIAVEAQEILRTDKELIATVRRPAEAEAHRIQQIAEGEKVKQVLLAQAEAEKIRKIGEAEAAVIEAMGKAEAERMKLKAEAYQKYGDAAKMALVLEALPQIAAKIAAPLTKVDEIVVLSGDNSKVTSEVNRLLAELPASVHALTGVDLSKIPLIKKATGAQA